The sequence below is a genomic window from Rhinopithecus roxellana isolate Shanxi Qingling chromosome 19, ASM756505v1, whole genome shotgun sequence.
CATCTCTGGGCGCCTCCTGGGATTTGGTCTGTGTGTGCTTGCTTTCCCTGGCAGCCTGTGCTTTGTGGCCGGCGCAGTGCATGGCGTGGGGACACAGTGCCCTGGATGGAGTCTTCCCAAGCGCCTCACTGATCTTGTGGGCAGCGGTTCCCCACTGCGGCTCCCTGGCAGTTCTCAGGCCAGGTGAGCTACCAAACTCATTCCCCTACCTTCAGCTGTGATGGTAGCCAGCGACTGCTTGCAACTCTGGCTTGGGAGAAGAAACCAAACGAGGGCAGAGAGTAGCAGCTGCAGGCCTCTCTGATCCTTGGGAGATGCTCTGGAGCTCGGCCACCTGTGCGGGACAGGCCGCAGCTTTCCGGATGGAGGCTCCCTTCCTTTCGTGATGGGTGGGCGATGCCTAGTTTCCTGCAGTCATTCCCCACATGAGATCCTCCTCCTTATAGTCAGGGCTGCCCAGCCGGAGACAGCACCAATAAGAGGCCCGGGCTTAGAAGAAGCCGGCGTGTCCAGAAGCTGGGGGGGTTCCCAGACCCAGAGCCACATTCCAGCCTTTCATCTAAGGGCAGCCGGGGTTGGGCTGACAGCACTGACGGATGTTTAGTGAGTTTCCCTGGAGGGTTCTCCCAGAGTTCCACCCACACGCAATGAAGGAGGTCTGTTCCCAGAAGGTTCTCTTAGCACATGGCCCGCCAGGGCTCAAAACTGGATTCCAGGGCTCTCAGCACTGGGACCCAGGTCTCCCGGACTGCAAGGACCATGTAGCTGGGCAGGTGGTGGTAGGGAGAAGGTCACTCTGGCAGGTCTCCAGATAGGAGCTCCAGGCCCCCCAGGAAGGAGCAGTTTTGTCATCTTCAGCAAAGGGGGTAACGGTTTTTGTTCGGTGTAGTTCTGTCCCCTCCCGCCAGCAGTCAACTCCACCGGACTCACTGTTTCCTGCTCCTGAGGTTGGCGACAGTGGCCTCTGATTATACTTGGAAATAAAACCCCCGTGTTTACATATTCATTGggctttcctctcccctctccaatGGCCCTTCAGCGATGAGGCCTGCACCAGCGGCCAGCTGGTCGTCGCCAGCCGAGAGAGCCAGTACAAGGTCTTCCACTTCCACCACGGTGGCCTGGACAAGCTGTCCGACGTGTTCCAGCAGTGGAAATACTGCACGGAGATGCAGCTCAAAGACCAGGTAGCCCAGCAGACCGCCCCAGACGTCCGTGGTGACACTTCCCGCCCCCCACGGGCCCCGTCTCCCTCCTGGGTCCTGTGTTGGGTTCCCGGGCCCGGGGGCTTACGGGGTGTGACCCATGGTAGCTTTCGGCCTTCAGAGCAGCAACTTCAGGTTTGAAACCTGTGCCCAGGGCTTTCTGTAAAGTCAGTGCCCTGCACTTGAAAAATCGTGTTTTGACAAGACTTCCTGCCATATTTTGCTCAATCTATGTACAAATGTAATAAGAGCTCTTTAATTATCTGTTTAAGATACTGTATGTGCTTATTAGAAACAGGGCTGACTTTAAAATTCCCTTCCTTCCCACAGAGCCTCCTGCTGGCTTCCCTTATTACAGTAGcatggctttttttccccctacattGAACAACCTTTGATTTTTGAATTAAATGTCAGCTGCAGTTTTGCCCTGGATTCGTGACTGCTCGCGGAGACAATCTGACAGGCTGGCTCCCTGCTCGCAGGACAGCGATCCCTTTGTATGTGGCCAATCACATGTAATTCATTGCAGGCCCTCCCGGCAGAGGGAAGTTAGGCCGAACGAGGCATTAATTCCGTTTTTGCGGCTGGGGTTGAAGAGGGGGGGGCGGCAGCACAGTGGGCCGGGGAGGAGAGAGCCGCAGAGGGAAACCGATTTTAAGATGaaggtattttcattttaattgcgCCTAATTACACTCGCCATTTAGGGGTTTGTATGCAAGGGACGGCCCTTGCCCTCCTTTCAGAAGAGAGAGAGGCTTTTAATCCTGGGAAAAGCACCGCTGGCCTCTGAAGCCGCACGGCTGAGATCCTGACCTTTGCCCAGTTTTCCTCCCGTTCAGCAGGTCGCCCCCGATAAGACATGCATGCAGTTCTCCATCCGCCGCTCCAAGCTGCTGTCCTCCGAGACGCACCCCGAGGAGAGCATGTACAAGAGGCTCGGCGTCTCTGCCTGGCTCAACCACCTGAACGAGCTGGGCCAGGTGGAGGAGGAGTACAAGCTGCGGAAGGTGAGGTCTGAGCCCTCCCCGCTGGCCCCATGGAGAGCCGGCCGGGAACCGGGAACgagcaggagggaaggaggccaGGGTCTGGCTGCCCGCCCGCACCCACGGACCACCTCCTTGGGAGAGCCCCGTTTTCTTGTGTGAGGCTCTCTGTGAACACTCCGATAAAGCAATCAAAGCTGCTgcgttgaaaaaaaaaaaaaaaaaacctcccttGAGGGTTTGGGGGGATACCGTGTCAGCCTGCATAGAAGGGTTTGCAGTGAAATGCAGCATTTCCAAAACCAGGGATTAGGCCATGACGTGAGAACGACACGTTAATCTGAGCGCCACCCCAGGGGGGGCATTGACATTGAAATGAGCCGGGTTTGTGTCCTGTATGGGAATTGAAGGCCACTGCGTTCCCCTTGTAAATATGTGCAAATTGCAGAGATCTGAATCGAGGCGCACCAAAGCCACCAAAACACGCATCTCTGGGGATTTGGGGGTTCTTTAAGCTGCCCTGTTTTATCCCCTCCCCAACTTTTGCCGCTTCCTCCAGGCCATTTTCTTTGGCGGCATTGATGTGTCAATCCGGGGGGAGGTCTGGCCCTTCCTGCTGCGCTATTACAGCCACGAGTCCACGTCGGAGGAGCGGGAGGCGCTGCGGCTGCAGAAGCGAAAGGAGTACTCTGAGATCCAGCAGAAAAGGTAACCGCTGAGGCCAGCCCGGCCCACCCTGCTGAGCCGCAGAGGAAAATGTCATTTGAAAAGGCAATTTGAGGTGCAATTCAGCATTGATAATATGTTTCGTGACCCATAGCTTCTTTCAAAAATGGGTCTCCCAGGAACGTGAGTGATAGGGTGGGATAAGTGCAGTCATTAAACCAAGCACTCGGGCCTCGGAACTGCGGGGCTCGTTAGCTCACATGTCAAGGTTTTAGAATTCTCGTTCAACAGACTTAACTAGGCGCTGACGTCCCACAGCTGAaggctggggctgggagcagggcCTGGAGGGGTGAAGGCATCCGGAGACTCTGTCCCACTTGGGCTCTACTACCCCAGGACTGGGGTCAGCTCTCTCTCCAGGAGGCTGGGACTGGGTGAAGCCACTTGGCTGTGCTCAGCTCCCCTCCAGAACACTGGGCCAGGGCCAAGACCTCATTACCCATTGGGCTGCAACTTGTTCTTCTCTCTGGGATGCTGGAGCCTGTGAGGCGGAGTTAATATCAGGGAGAGCCTTGGATACATGCCACCATCCGCCGCATTGGGGAGGGTCCGCAGCCGGCAGCAGCCACCCAGCTCCCATCCAGGGAACGGGGCTTGGGAGGAAGCGTGGCTTCCTGGAATGTGTGCACCACACGATGCCTCCGGGTGCCACCCGCTGACCCCGACTCGGTGGTTGGCTCCACACAGGCTCTCCATGACCCCTGAGGAGCACAGAGCGTTCTGGCGCAATGTGCAGTTCATTGTGGACAAAGACGTGGTCCGGACAGATCGGAACAACCAGTTCTTCCGAGGGGAAGACAATCCCAACGTGGAGAGCATGAGGTACTCCCTCCCCGGCCATCTGCACATCTGCACGTCTCACCTGACCGCCCTGGGAAGTGGTTGAGTCCCCAGCGACTTTCTGCAGGGGACTCTCTTCCAGGTTCATACGTCAAAGCCCCAGAAGTGAAGGATACGCTACTCATGAGCTACTTTGGTTGGCATCTCAGAGCCATGGCATCCCAGGGAAGCCACCCAGGTCCCTGCCAGTGGGGCCCGCAGAGCCCCTCTATCCCCTGGGCACCACCAAGCCTGTCCTTGCTTGGCTCACACCAACCATGGACCAGCTTCCCCATGCACCCCCTCCATCTCCCCGTGGGTGGTCCTGCAGTCATACAGCCACACAGAGCCAGAGGCTGGCATCTCTGACATTCTGCTGCAGCCTAGCAAATAATTGCACAAAATTAGCAGCCCACAGAAATGTCCCTGCCAGCCCACCCCTTGTCACAGGCAGTCCACCCTTCAGAAAATCAGACCCATGTTCCCCCTTACCCCTGCTCTCAAGGTTCTGGGCCTAGACAGCAACTAATAGCAGgccattaccttttttttttttctttttgagacagagtcttgctctgtcatctagactggagtgcagtgatgtgatctcggctcactgcaaccccacttcccaggttcaacctattctcctgtctcagcctccctagtagttgagattacaggtgtgcaccccatcatgcctggctaagttttgtatttttagtagagacagggtttcaccatgttggccaggctagtgtcgaactcctgacctcaggtgatctgcccacctcggcctcccaaagtgctgggattataggcatgagtcaccatgcccagccaggccATTACCTTTTGCAAAGCAAGGGTCTGTGTGTCTGGAACCTAAGCTTGGGCTCTGAAATGATGGCAGAGCTGCCTTCCACGGAGATGAAGGCAAGTGAGGGAAGGCGGGGTCTCCAGCTCAGGGTTCTGTGGGCTGGTCAGTGTGCTGTGGTGAGGGTCATCCCCACCTACTGCTGTCTCCACTGTCTCCCAGGAGAATCTTACTGAACTATGCCGTGTACAACCCTGCTGTCGGCTATTCCCAGGGGATGTCGGACCTGGTGGCGCCCATCTTGGCTGAAGTCCTGGATGAATCAGACACCTTCTGGTGCTTTGTGGGTTTGATGCAGAACACGATCTTTGTCAGCTCCCCTCGGGACGAGGACATGGAGAAACAACTGGTGAGGCTCAGAGGATGGGTGCGTCCGAGGGCATGCGAGGGCCCATGCTGCCTCTCCCCTTGTAGCCAGGGTTGCCATGGTGACGCATGGTTTGGCTGCTATAGGTCAGTGGACAGCAAATACGCCAGGATAGAACTTGCCCGTGGGATATGGGTGACTTAGCCCTTCGTCTCCAGGGATGGCCCCCTGACTCCCTGCAGGTCCAGAGGCCGTGTTGTGTGGGCTACTCTGGTGGCCTCCCACCCCTGCATGTGACAACCTGGCCCAAGCTCCCTGGCTGGCAAGGAAGGGGaggcaccatcacacccagccccctCTGAGCTTTAGGAAATGGGTCCTCAGGTGTGTCTAAGCTGCTCCCCGCAGAAGTCAACACAGCCAGGGCTTCTGAGTGcagacaggaagaggaggggctcCTGAAACTCCCTGAGGTCTCCGGGGCAGTCCTCACACTCCACCCCTTCCCTGGGGTGCCCAGCTGTCACGTCTCCCGTCACGGCCTCCTTAAAAGGACCAGCCCTATGTAGACCAAGAAGCACTGAATGTCGGTGATGGGGCTGAGCCCAGCTGGGTAGGGCAGCACCAGAGGGCCAGTGTGTGGGACTGAGGCAGGGCACCTGCTCACTGATCTCAGCATGCATCACCCATGTCTACCAAGTACCTGCCGGGTGCAGTCAGCAGACATTCACCCTCCCGGCTGGGCCAGGAAGCTGGCATTGTGAGCAGAGGACGCTGGGTATTGGGGAACACTGCAGGAGGCGCCCGTGATAAGGACAAGAGGGCTTCTGCACTAGGGACAGCTCCAGGGTGTGTGGGGTCTGGCCCTGAGTGTCGCTAAGGCTGGGCTGAGCAGAGCAGTCCTGGTGGTGGGACTGAGTGACCCGGTCTTCCTGGACCAGTAGTGAGGGAGGAGCTGATGGAGGGCCTTGAAGGCCAGGGCCACAGGGTGTGTCTCATAGAACGAGGGTCCCCACTGCGCGGCCACAGAGCGTGTCTCAGAATGGGGGTTCCCACCCCAGCACACTGAGTATGTCTCATAGAATGGGGATCCCcacccccaggccacagagcaTGTCTCAGAATGGGGGTCCCCACCCCAGCACACAGAGTGTGTCTCATAGAACGGGGGTCCCCACCCCCAGGCCACTGAGCATGTCTCATAGAATGGGATGCCCGCTCCCAGGTCCGGGACTGGCGCTGGTCCGTGGGCTGTTAGGAACCAGCCACCCAGCAGGAATTGAGCAGAGGACGGGCCAGCAAGCATCCCCGCCTGGGCTCCACCTCCCTTCCGATCAGCGGCCACATTAGATTCCCCCAGGAGCTCGAACCCAAGAACCctttgtgaactgtgcatgtgagggatctaggttgtgcgatgcttatgagaatctaatgcctgacgaTATGAGGGGGAGCAGTTTCAACCCGAAACCATTCACACTACCttgtccgtggaaaaattgtcttccaggaaacGGGTTCCTattgccaaaaaggttggggaccactgctgtaGACTATTAGTGGGTCGTTGATGGCAGGCTGGGAGGGTTGAAGCCAACAGAGAGAATTCGAAGGCAAAGGAGCCCAAGCAGGGAGGTGCAGGCACCTGCACAGGGGGTGGGAGTGGAGCATCTGCAAGGGGGTCGTCCACATGGGTGGGCTTGACCCGGCTGCAGGCCACAGGGCGGACGGCTGGCCGCACATCTTCAGCGCAGTCTCCCGTGGGAACAATGGGCCACCTTGTGGGAAGGGGGCATGTGGCCTTGAGCCCTGCCCCAGGATCCCCCCAGCTGTGATCTAACTCCACCTGGGCCGGGGGGCTGACCCCAGCTGAGCCTGCTCACTCTGCATCAACGGGTGGGTGTGACGTCAGGCGTCCACATTGCCTGGGGAGGCAGTTACAGTGTCCAGTGCCATTCGCCCCTGACGGCTCATGGCAGCACATGGCTGGGTGACTCATTGACTGCTGGAGATTGATTTTCCAGTGACATTGATGAAGTCAGTGGCCTGGGCCCGGGTGCTGCCAGAAATAGCCCCAATCTTGTTCCACGTCACTGGGAGGTGACCTTAATGGCAGGAATCGAGCGTCCTGGGGCGCAGACACGTCCCCTTCCTGCCCTAAATCAGCTCTGGAAGATGAACGATCTGGGTGAGCTGAAGAGGGGTGGGGGTGCTCCCTGGATGATCCGCTCACCTCCCCAGGAGGGGTGGATGTGGGAAACGGCCCCCAGGTGTCCACTGAGAGTGGGAAGCCTTCCTGGCCATGGAGCGGCTGCCCAGCATCCTGCCACTCCAGGGAACAATGCTCTGCCTCACGCTGGGCCATGCCACAGCCTCCGGAACAGTCAAATCCGGGAGGAACTGGCAGAGGCAGGTGTGAGCCGATTCCAGTGGTGGAATAAAGCATTGGGGGGCAGGCATGTGCAGCGGGTAGAGGCCCCTGGCTGTGCTTTTCCAGGTTGGGGTGGCCCGGGGAAGGGTCCCAGTGGGAGTGGGCTCCCTGGGCAGCAGGCTTGCATGGGACTGGGGCTAACTAACCCATGCTGGCCTCGCTCCCAGCTATACCTGCGGGAGCTGCTGCGGCTGACGCACCTGCGCTTCTACCAGCACCTGGTCTCGCTGGGCGAGGACGGCCTGCAGATGCTCTTCTGCCACCGCTGGCTCCTGCTGTGCTTCAAGCGGGAGTTCCCCGAGGCTGAAGCGCTGCGGATCTGGGAAGCCTGCTGGGCCCACTACCAGGTGAGCCAGGGCACGGGCCAGGAGGCCTGCTGGGTTTACTACCAGGTGAGCCAGGGCAGGGGCCAGGAGGTCTGCTGGGCCCATTACCAGGTGAGCCAGGGCAGGGGCCAGGAGGCCTGCTGGGTTTACTACCAGGTGAGccagggcaggggccagggccGGGGAGGTTGGGACCATGGCCCCTGAACCACCGTGGCCACCCTGCCTGCTGCCCCTGTCCGCCTCGCCACCCCCCACCCACAGCCACACATTAGTCCCCCATATGGCGATCGCCTTCCCATCCCACGTGGCTGGCTTCAGACCTTGCAGCTCGCCTCCCCAGTCACTGAAATCGATGCAAATTGCCCGCTGACTGCACTCATTACCACTTTCTGGGGCTGAGCTCCCTCCTGTCACAACCAATCAGTGTGAGTGACACTGTCGGGGGCCTACGCTAGACCACAGCAGCCCAGGATGCCGGTACCCAGGAGCATGAGCCAGCACTGCCCTGCCCCCTCAGGACCGCCCTGCCACGAGGGACGAGGGCCAACTCACCTGTCACCCTCCTGTGCAGAGAAAGGGCCTGAGATTCCCACTTCCCTGTCGGCCCCTCCAGAGGGCTCCAATCAGTGATACCGACTTCCTCTCTCCGTCCACCGTCACCAGCATCTTCTCAGCAAATTCCCCTTGGAGCACAGCACTGGCTCTGTCACATGGCCTTAACGCCCAAATTAGGGACAAGCTGGAGATGTCAAAAGATAAGCAAGTCTCTTTGAATCcatcagcctttaaaaaaaaaaaaaacccacattgaCGCATCCAGGAGGGCTGGACCCTTTTGCAGGAGCAGGCTCTATCCACCACGGCAGCTCCAGCAGCCTCCATCAGAGAACCCTGAAGATGCAGGCAAACACCCATCTGCTGGAAGACATTCGCGTCAGCGTCTCCCATCCTCACTCACACTGCAGGAGGCTGATGTCTGACAAAAGAGAATCCGAAGCCACGGAGTGCCGGTGCCACACGTCGCCTTTGCATGCATTCGTTGGCTTGCCCCTGGCCGGAGTCTAGGTTTCCTTCGTGGCTTAGCCTGCTGGACGTGGACGTGCAGGGTGGACGATCTGCATTAATAAAGGGAAGCATGGCATGGATGGTCCGAGACGCTTCATTCCCACCACCCCCAGAGAAAAAAATCGTGCCTCATTGCATGTGTTCCCAGTGGCAAATTTGCCGCCCTCTTTGCTTTATGTTCAGGCTGATGTTACATGTGAACTCAGGGCGTGGCCCAGCAGACACGGCCCTTTCCCACGGGCACCTACGATGTCCCGAGTGTGATGAGATCTAGTCGGAATTCCAGCGGGAGGCCCATGTGACGTGGGTTCTCTGTTGGCTgctcttttcttggaatccacaaagcaagtttctgttgttttcagacTGTGGGCTCGATTTAGCCACAGTCGGTCCCATCCCTTGATCAATTTGGTAGTATTACGGGGTCGGGGTGGGCTGCCAGTGAGCTGGGAGTGAGCTCTGTGGAATGGGAAGGTTGCCGCCAGGTGAGGTCTTTAACTGTTCAGTGACCCCTGAGtgagaaaaggcctttgatgcTATCTATCCGCTGCCAGCGTGTGGTGGGGCTGGACGGCCCTACGCCCTGCCTGTCCTGGGAACTGAAATCCGCCTATACTGTACAGGCTGTGGAGATCgtgccctccctctccctccccacattCCTCTCCCAGAGAAGCTGGGCGTCCACCTTCCTGCAACCCCTCCACTGTGTCTCGCACCAGCCACAGTTCAAATCACTGCAAAAGGATCCGTCAGAGCCAAAACAAGACCATCCCAGATTAGTTCAGAGGAAGCAGCCGGGCAGCCTGGTGCATGGTCTCTCCAGGAGCAGGCTGGGGCGTGGGAGTCGCCTGTAGCCTCTGCCCTCATGGTGTGCTCTGCTCAGCCTGGGCTGGGGACACCGTTCTGTCTGGTTTGTGTGGTCGACGTCAGGAGACTAAACATGGACTTCCCAGTGCCCCCGTCCTTCCTGTGCCTCCGGAAGTGCGTGTGCATCAAAGGTGGCGTGCCTTGAGGCGTCCAGGCCGGAGAGCACACAGGATGCAGCCGTCAGGACCTGGCGCGGGCTTCCTGCTGTGCACAGCGCATTGCCGGCAGGCCCTGTGAGGCGGTCTTTAAAGGGAGGGCTGTGGAGTCCTCAAAGGGCGCCCAAAAAGAGGCTCGA
It includes:
- the TBC1D16 gene encoding TBC1 domain family member 16 isoform X4, which encodes MRPAPAASWSSPAERASTRSSTSTTVAWTSCPTCSSSGNTARRCSSKTSFPPVQQVAPDKTCMQFSIRRSKLLSSETHPEESMYKRLGVSAWLNHLNELGQVEEEYKLRKAIFFGGIDVSIRGEVWPFLLRYYSHESTSEEREALRLQKRKEYSEIQQKRLSMTPEEHRAFWRNVQFIVDKDVVRTDRNNQFFRGEDNPNVESMRRILLNYAVYNPAVGYSQGMSDLVAPILAEVLDESDTFWCFVGLMQNTIFVSSPRDEDMEKQLLYLRELLRLTHLRFYQHLVSLGEDGLQMLFCHRWLLLCFKREFPEAEALRIWEACWAHYQTDYFHLFICVAIVAIYGDDVIEQQLATDQMLLHFGNLAMHMNGELVLRKARSLLYQFRLLPRIPCSLHDLCKLCGTGMWDSGYMPAVECTGHHPGSESCPYGGTVEMPSPKPLREGKKGPKTPQDGFSFRR